GCTGACCAGTCGCTGCACGGTCGAGGTCGGCAGGCCGGTGGCCTGCTGGATCTCCCCGAGCGTCATCGCGGGGCGCGCCAGGGTGAACGCGTTGAGGATTTCGACGATCTTGGTCAGCACCAGCAGCGTCTGCTGCTTGCCGGAATCCCCGTCTCCCTTTGCCATGGCGCAAATCTACCGGTCAGCTACCGATCACCCACCGGAATGCGTCGGCCTTGGACCGCGCGCCCTGCGCGGCCTTGGACCGGTTCGGCTCCCCCAACTCGGCCAGGATCTTCTCCGACAGGCGCACCAGCGATTCGAACGCCGTCGGGGTGAGCCAGTCCGGGCGCAGCGCGAACAACAGGTCCTCACTGGAGGTGTTGCCACTCGCGCCGGGTGCGAACGGGCAGCCGCCCAGGCCGCCGAGCGAGCCGTCGACCATCGTCGCGCCCGCGTCGATGGCCGCGAGCGTGTTGGCCACCCCGAGCCCCCACGTGTCGTGGCCGTGAAAGACGATGCGCCGCTCGGGGTTCACCGGATGCAGACCGTGGATGAGTTCACCGACCTGCGTGGGGATCGCCTGGCCGATCGTGTCACACACCACCACGTCGACCGCTCCGGCGGTCCGCGGGTCGGCGGCGATCCCCCACACTCGCCGCGGATCGACGAGCCCCTCGAACGGGCAGGTGAACGCCGTGGCGATGCACAGTTGGATGTCACCGCCCGCCTCGTCGGCGATCCGGATCGCGTCGGGCATCGCCGCGACGCTGGTCTCGGTGTCGCGTCCGATGTTGGCCTTGTTGTGTGAGTCCGACGCCGACAGGCAGTACTGGAACTTGCGCGCGCCTGCCGCGGCGGCCTTCTCGACATGCCGCGGGGTGGCCACCCAGATCCAGCATCGCTGAAGCTCCTCGGGCGTCAGCGCGGCCACGACGTCGAGGGTGTCGGCGAGGGTGGGCACCAGATCGGCGCGCGCCATCGACCCGATCTCCAGTGCGGGTACGCCGATGCGCAGCAGTTCGCGGACCACCTCGATCTTGAGCTCGGTCGGCAGTGTCTTGGCGGTCAGTTGCAACCCGTCGCGCAGGGTGACGTCGCGCAGTTCGGCGCGCGGGGTGTAGGGACTGGGTTCCCGAACGGTCATGTCAGATCCTCGATTTCGTCATCGGCGAGGCCCAGCAGCGTCGACAGCACCTCGTGGGTGTGCTCACCGAGGTCGGGCCCCACGTTGCGGATCGGCAGCGACGCGCCGCCGATGACCGGGACGATTCCCGGGAAGCCGACCGGTTGCGGTTCGTTCCCGCCGGTGTCGACGTCGAAGTGCTGGATCATGTTTCGCGCCTCGTACTGCTGGTCTTGGCAGATGTCGGCCGCGGTGTAGATCGGCCCGGACGGCACACCCGCCTCGTCGAGCAGTTTGAGCGCCTCGTCGCGGGTGTGCCGACTCGTCCACGCCGAGATCGCCTCGTCGAGTTCGTCGCGGCGGGCCCAGCGTCCGGCGTTGGTCTGCAGGTCGGGATCGTCGGCGAGATCGGGCCGACCGATGATGCGCATGTAACGCTGGTAGATCGCATCGCCGTTGCCCGCGACGATGATGCTGGTGCCGTCGGCGCACGGATAGGCGTTGCTGGGCGCGATGCCTTCCATGCGGCCGCCGACCCGTCGGCGCTGCACGCCGTAGGCCAGGTAGTCGGGGATCAACGATTCCATCACCGACAGGATCGACTCGTTGAGTGCGACGTCGATGATGCGTTGCGGTAGTGGAATTTTGGCGCGTTCACGTTGGAACAGCGCCATCACCGTGCCGAACGCCGCGTAGATGCCCGCGATCGAGTCGCCGATCGACACCCCGGTGCGTACCGGCGGGCGGTCGGGGTCGCCGACCAGTTCGCGTAGGCCGCCGTACGCCTCGGCGACCGCGGCGAACCCCGGCCGCTCCGACATCGGCCCGGTCTGGCCGAACGCCGAGATCCGCGTGATCACCAGGTTTGGGTTCGCCTCGTCGATGCGTTCCGGTCCCAGACCCCACTTCTCGAGGGTGCCCGGTCGGAAGTTCTCCAACAGCACGTCGCAGTGCCGCAGCAGCTCGAGCACGATCTCGCGGCCGCGCTCGGTCTTCAGGTCGAGCACGATCGACTTCTTGTTGCGATTGATGGTGCGGTACAGCATCGAGGTGCTGCCCGCGTAGAGGCGCCAGTTGCGCAGTTCGTCGCCGGTGCCGGGGCGTTCGACCTTGATGACCTCGGCGCCGAAGTCGGCGAGCATGCGGCCCGCGGTCGGGGCGGCGATGTAGTTGCCGAGTTCGAGTACACGCACCCCGGCCAGTGGACGAATCTGGTTGTCACTCATGTATTTCCTCGTATCAGAAGAGCAGGCTTGCCGGCAGCAGGAGCAGGATCGCGACGACGGAGGCCACCGACACGCCCACGGTGACGGTCTTGAGGGCACCGCGGGTGGACTGCCCCATCAGCGACTGCAGCAGCCAGAAGGTGTTGCTGGTGACGTGCACGGCGAACAGCGAACCGGCGCCTGCGGCCAGGGCGATCAGCACCGGGTCCAGCCCGATGATCGGCGCGACCGGGGCGAGGATGCCCGCCGAGGTGATCGCCGAGATCGTGACCGATCCGACGGCCACATGCAGCGCCGCGGCGATGAGCCACACCACGAGCAGCGGTGCCGCGGTGCTGGCGGTGAAGTACTCGCCGAGGATGTCGCCCAGGCCGGCGGCCTTGATCGTGGCGGCGAGGGATCCGCCGACCCCGGTCAGGATCAGGATCTGTCCGCTCTCCTTGAACCCCGTGGCGATGGCGGTCTCGATCGCCTTGGTGCCCTGGACCCGGCGGCCGACGAAGCTGGTGCCGATGAGGCCGATCAGCAAGGCGATCACCGGCGATGAGATGAATTTGACGACGGGGAGGTCGATTTCGGCCGCGTCGAGGATCGCGCCGGTGGCGATCAGCACCAGCGATGCCAGCATGGGGCCGAACAGGAGCAGCAGCGGCGCCTCGGTTGCGGTGTCGCTCTTGGGTTTCACGGTCGTCGTGGCGGTGGCCGACGCACCGGCGGGCGCCGCGGCCGCGGGCGCCGACCCGTCGGCGGGCGCACCCGTGACGTCGGACCCGTTGGTGCCGTCGGCGTCGCCGGCAGCGCCCGCCTCCACGGCGGGTTCGGCGCCGATGAACGGTTGTTCGTCACGTGCAGAATCCCAAAAGCCGTGGTTGAACAGGAACGACATGATGGCCACCGAGATCGCCACGGTCGGGATCACCAGGCACAGCCCGAACAGCAGCATCTTGCCGAGCGGCACACCCAGCAGGCCTGCGAGCGCGAGCGCGCCCACGCCCGGCACGGTCAGCACGATGCCGCACTCCAGGCCGATCGCCATGGCCGCGGCCATTCGCGCGGTGCCGTTCTTCCCGATCCGGGCGGCGAGGTTGCGGGCCAGTGGCGCCGAAATGACAAGCAGCACATCGAGAAAGATCGATTGCAGGGCGGTGGCAATCGTCAACGACATCGCGTACGGCATCCGCTTGGCGCCGAACCACCGCAGCAGTGTCTCCACCAGTCGCTGGATCGCGCCGGTCTGCTGCAGGATCGCCCCCATCAGCACACCGAACGCGATCAACAACCCGACCTCGGCCATGATGTCGCCGAAACCCGTGGTGATGGCCTCGATGGTCTTCTCGACACCCAATCCGACGGCCAGGCCGAGGTATGCGGACCCGACCACGAGCGAGACCACTGGGTTGAATCTGAACCTCACGATCATCACGACCACCGCGAGGATTGCGACCGCAGTGTTGATCACTATGGCGGTTTCTGACATGAGCGGAACTCCTAGGACAGCTGATGGCGGTCAGCGGGCTCGCACCTTTGTGGTGCGCGTCACGGCTACACCCACATTATGAGCATGAACCCACGATGTAAACAAGACCCTGGCCGCACAATGCCCCCGCGACCGCATCAGACCAGGTGACGCCGGTGACTCAGCCGCGGCCGTAGAACGGCATCTCGCGGGCCATCACGGTCAGTGACGGCACCGCGACCTCCAGGGGCAGTTCCACGAGGTGGGCCACGGCATTGGCCACGTGCACCACATCGAAGGTGGGTTCGGCCGCCAGCGTTCCGTCGGCCTGCACGGTCTGGTGACCGAATCCCGCCGTCATGGCGGTGGCGGCATTGCCGATGTCGATCTGCGTCACGCAGATGTCGACGCTGCGCAGGTCCAGCAACATCGACGCCGTCAGACCGCTGATGGCGTGCTTGGTGACGGTGTACGCCAGGCTCTTGGGACGCGGCCGGTGCGCCGAGAGCGAACCGTTGTTGATGATCCGGCCGCCCCGCGGCAGCTGTTCGGCCATGATGCGCGCGGCCTCGCGCGCGCAGAACACCGAACCGTCGACGTTGGTGCGCCAGGTGCGCTCCCATTCCGCGTCGTCGATTTCGGCGACCGACGCCGACGGCCCGAACACACCGGCGTTGTTGAACAGCACGTCGACGCGTCCGAAGGTCGCCACCGCATCGGCGAACAGGGCGCGCACCGAGGCCGGATCGGTCACGTCGACCGGCATCACCCGCGCATTGAGGCGACCCTGCGCGGCGTCACGAAGCGCGTCCGGTCTCCGACCGGCGAGCACCACATGATGGCCCGCGTCCAACAACACCCGGGCGGTCGCCTGGCCGATCCCACTGCCGGCACCGGTGATGATCACGACTTTCTGCACGGGCGCCATTGTCGCCCGTGGGCGCAGCCGGGGCGGTCCGACCCGCACAAAACCACCGCGCCTCACAGCGTCGATGGCCTCACTGGAATGCCGACATATTGGGCGCTTTGTTCCGCAAATACCGATCTAGTACGCTCATATTTCCGTAGACGCGGATTTTCCGCATGAGCGAGGGGCCAGCTGTGTCGTTGATCCGCATCAAAGACGCCGCGGCACTGCTGGGCGTCAGCGACGACACGGTGCGCCGCTGGATCGAGGGCGGTGCGCTACCGGCGACCAAGGACGACGCGGGCCGCAAGGTCATCGCAGGCGACGTGCTCGCCGCGTTCGCGCAGGCTCATGCCGCACCCCCACCCGACCCGACCGGCATCGCGAGTTCGGCCCGCAACCGGTTCGTCGGACTCGTCACGAAGGTGACCGCCGACGCGGTGATGGCCGAGGTGCAGATGCAGTGCGGACCATTCCAGGTCGTGTCGCTCATGAGCAGTGAGTCGGTGGCATCGCTGGGCCTCGAGCCGGGCAAGGTCGCGGTGGCGGTCGTGAAGGCGACGACGGTGATCGTCGAAACACCAGGAGGTAGTTCATGATTCGGGCGGCGAGCGCACTGTTGGGCCTGCTACTGCTCGCCGGGTGTTCGTCGCCACCCGAAAACGACGCCCGCCTCACGGTCTTCGCGGCCGCGTCGCTCAAGTCGACGTTCACCGAGTTGGGCAAGCAATTCGAGCAAGCCAATCCGGGTACCACGGTCGACTTCAACTTCGCCGGCTCGTCGGACCTCGTCACGCAGCTCACGCAGGGCGCGCCTGCCGATGTGTTCGCATCGGCCGACACCAAGAACATGACCAAGGCGGTCGACGCGGGACTCGTCGACGGTGATCCCGTCGACTTCGCGACCAACACGCTGACGATCGTGACGGCACCGGGAAACCCCAAGGGCATCACGTCTTTTGCCGACCTGACCAAACCGGGCGTCACGGTGGTCGTGTGTGCCCCGCAGGTGCCCTGTGGATCGGCCGCCGAGCAGGTCGAGAAGTCCACGGGCGTGACCCTGTCCCCGGTCAGCGAGGAATCCGCCGTCACTGACGTGCTGGGAAAGGTGACATCCGGTCAGGCCGACGCGGGCCTGGTGTACGTGACCGACGCCAAAGGCGCGGGCGACGCCGTGACGGCCGTCGCGTTCCCGGAGGCCGCGGGTGCGGTGAACACCTATCCCGTCGCGACGCTGAAGAGTTCGACCGACGCCGAGATGGCTCAGCGGTTCGTCGATCTGGTGGTCAGCCCCGAGGGCCGCAAGGTGTTGTCCGAGGCGGGTTTCGCGACACCGTGAGAACGCGGACCGGCGACCCGGTGCAGGTCGGGTTGCCGACTTGGATCTTCCTGCCCGCCACGATCGGCGCGCTGTTCGTCGTCATCCCGCTGGTCGCGATCCTGCTGAAGATCGACTGGACGCAGTTCGTCTCGCTGATCACGTCGGCATCGTCACGCGCCGCGCTGTTGTTGAGCCTGAAGACCTCTGCTGCCAGCACCGCGGTGTGCGTGGTGCTCGGCGTCCCGATGGCGGTCGTGCTGGCGCGTGCGCGTTTCCGCGGCCGTTCCGTCCTGCGCGCCCTGGTCCTGCTGCCACTGGTGCTGCCTCCCGTGGTCGGCGGAATCGCGCTGCTCTACACGTTCGGCCGGATGGGTCTGGTGGGCCACTACCTCGACATGGCAGGCGTGCGGATCGCGTTCACGACAACCGCGGTGGTGCTGGCACAGTCGTTCGTGTCGCTGCCGTTTCTGGTCGTGAGCTTGGAAGGCGCGTTGCGCTCGGCGGGTGAGCGGTACGAGACGATCGCCGCGACGCTCGGTGCCCGGCCCACGACCGTGCTGCGCACGGTGACCCTGCCGCTCGTGGTGCCCGGGATGCTGTCCGGCGCGGTGCTGGCGTTCGCCCGCTCGCTAGGCGAATTCGGTGCGACGCTCACCTTCGCCGGATCCCTGCAAGGAGTCACCCGTACGCTGCCGCTGGAGATCTATCTGCAGCGAGAAACCGATCCCGATGCGGCCGTGGCACTTTCGCTCGTGCTGATCGTGGTGGCCGCCGTCATCGTGATCGCATCGGCGTCGCGCAAACTGGCGGGTCCGCTATGACCGGTCTGCACGTGCGCGCACGGGTCCATGCGCGCGACGTGGACGTCGACCTCACCGTCGACGAGGGCCAGGTGGTTGCGGTTCTGGGGCCCAACGGAGCTGGGAAGTCGACGCTGCTGGCCCTGATCGCCGGCCTGTTGCGCCCCGACGAGGGCCGCATCGTCATCGGTGACACCACCGTCGCCGACACCTCCGCGGGCACCTTCGTGCCGCCCCACTCGCGGGGTGTGGCGATGCTCGCGCAGGACCCGTTGTTGTTCCCCCACATGACCGTGGCCGCGAACGTGGCCTACGCACCGCGCTGCAAGGGACACGGCCGGTCCGGCGCCCGGTCGGTCGCTCAGCGCTGGTTACGCGCCGTGGGTGCCGAGGATCTCGCCGAGCGCAGACCGTCAGCGCTGTCGGGCGGTCAGGCGCAACGGATCGCGCTGGCCCGGGCGCTGGCCGCCGACCCCAAGGTGCTGCTGCTCGATGAACCGATGTCGGCACTCGACGTCAACGCCGCCCCGGCAATGCGTCGACTGCTGCGCGACATGCTCGCGGCCGAGCATCGGACCGCCGTCATCGTCACCCACGATCTGCTCGATGCGTTGGCGATCGCCAACTCGGTGATCGTCGTCGAGAACGGCCGCATCGTTCAGAGCGGCCCGGTCCGAGAGGTGCTGGCCGCGCCGCGCAGCGCGTTCGCCGCCCGCATCGCCGGGACCAACCTGGTGTCGGGTACGGTCACCGCACCGGGTGTCCTCCAGACACTTTGGGACACCGTGATTTCGGGCACCGGCGACACACCGGTCGGCACCTCTGCGGTCGCGTTGTTCACCCCGGCGGCGGTGTCGGTGCACCTCGACGTACCGCATGCCAGTCCCCGCAACGTGATCGCCGTGACGATCGCCGAGATGGACGTCCACGGCAGCACGGTCCGTATCCGCGGTGCCGATCAACCCGACGGCAGCGCCGGACTGAGCGCCGACGTCACCGCGGCCGCCGCGGCCGATCTCGACCTCGCCCCCGGCCGCCGGGTGTATTTCGTGGTCAAGGCCCAGGAGGTCGCGATCCATCCGGCGCTCACACCGTAGTCACCGTCATAGTCATGCCATAGTCACCGGGCGACCATGCCCGCGGACAGGTCGATGTCGGCCCCGCACAGCCCGGGCATGTGCAGCATGGCGATGGCGGCGGCGGCGACTTCCTCTTCGGTCACCATCCGGCGTAACGCCGCACGGCCGACGAAGGCGTCGCGTGCCTCGTCTTCGCTGATGCCAAGGGTTCTCGCCTCGAGGGCGAAGTTGCGGTCCATCCGTGGCCCCTCGACCGGGCCGGGTGAAAGCGTGTTGACGTTGACTCCCTGCGGACCTACCTCGAACGCGAGTGTGCTGGTCAGTCCGATCACGGCCATCTTCGACGCGGTGTAGGGCGTACGCCGCGGCAATGGACGCTTACCGCTGACCGACGCGACGTTGATGATGTCGCCGCGACCCTGCGCGGTCATGGCGGGCAGGAACTCCCGACACATCAGGTACACGCCACGCACGTTCACGGCGAACACCTCATCCCACTCGTCGGGGTGGATATCGGTGAGCGCCGCCACCGGCCCGGCGACACCGGCGTTGTTGACGAGGATCGAAATGTCCTCGTCGGACAGGGTCACGCCGAGTTCCGCCACCGCTTCTGGATCGGAGGTGTCGCAGTCGACCCAGCGCGCCGCGACACCGATCTCCCCGGCGACCGTCGCCAGGGGTTCACGCCGACGTCCGACCAGGACCACGCGAGCACCGTTGCGGGCCAGTGCCAGAGCGATCGCCCTGCCCAGACCGTTGCCCGCGCCGGTGATCAACGCGGTGCGTCCGGCGATGCGCGATGCCGCGGTTTCGGTCGGAATCACCGCGAAGCCGCCGCGTCGGCGGGCACCCAGCCAAATGTGTCGCCACCGAACTTCATCGCCCTGATGTCCCCGGATCGGGCATGGCCCTCGAACGATTCCACCCGCGCCGCTCGGCCACAGAGACGTCCGAGGGATGCGCTCGCCGCGGCACTGCGCACCTCCTGGTAGGTGACGGTCTTGAGGTACTTGCCGACCCACAGCCCGCCGGTGTAGCGGGCCGCACCCCGGGTGGGCAGGGTGTGGTTGGTGCCGATCACCTTGTCGCCGTACGAGACACAGGTGCCCTCGCCGAGGAAGAGCGCGCCGTAGTTGGTCATGCTGGTCAACGCGCGGCGCGGATCGGCCGTCAGGATCTGCACATGCTCGAACGCGTACCGGTCGCCCAGGGCGAACGCTTCCTCGATGTCGTCGACGACGGCGATCTCACCGTGGTTGCGCCAAGCGGGTTCGGCGAAGTCGCGTGTCGGCATGTCGGGCAGGAGCCGGTCGATCAGTTCGGCAACCCGCTCGGCGAGTGCGCGTGAGGTCGTGATGAGCACGGCGGGTGAGTCCGGTCCGTGTTCGGCCTGGCTCAGCAGATCGACGGCGACCACGAACGGATCGGCGGATTCGTCGGCGATGACCAGGATCTCGGTGGGGCCGGCGAACAGGTCGATGCCCACCTGCCCGAAGAGCTGGCGCTTGGCCTCGGCGACATAGGCGTTGCCGGGACCGGCCAGCAGATCCACCTTGCCGATCGTCTCGGTGCCGATCGCCATCGCAGCCACAGCCTGGGTTCCGCCCAGAATGTTGATCTCGTCGGCGCCCGCGAGATGCAGGGCCGCGACCGTTGCCGCGGGAATCTGACCGTGGATCGGCGGTGTGCAGGCGGTCACCCGTTCGACGCCCGCCACCTTCGCGGTGACCACGGTCATGTGCGCCGACGCCACCAGTGGATAGCGGCCGCCGGGTACGTAGGCTCCGGCCGCCGCGACGGGAATGTTGCGTTGCCCCAGGAAGACACCCGGTTCGGTCTCGGCCTCGAAGTCCAGGATCGAGTCGCGCTGACGCTGGGCGAAGTCGCGGACCCTCCCCTGGACCGCACGGATGTCGTCGAGCGCTTGCGCCGGGACACTCGCGACGATCCGCTCGATCTCTTCGGCGTCGAGGGCGAACGACTCGGGCGACCAGTTGTCGAATTTCGCCGAATATTCCCGGACGGCCTCGTCGCCGCGCGCGGTGACGTCGGAGATCACCTTCGCCACAATCTCTTTCACCGAAGCGTCGCGTTTCTCGTTGACTTCGGTGGGCGTGGCCCTCTTGAGGTAGTCGGTCATCTGGCACTCCTTCCTGTGCAGGCCCCACGGTGGGTCGCATACGTATACTTGTCAACTGCGGGTTTGGCGAGCGGAGTCCTCATATGTCGCGTAGAGCTGTGACCAGCTTCGATGTCGCGAAGTTGGCGGGAGTGTCTCAGCCGACGGTGTCACGCGCGTTGCGTAATCTGCCCGGCACGTCACCCGAGACCCGTGAGCGCGTGTTGGCCGCCGCGCTGGAGTTGAACTACATCCCGAGCGCGTCTGGACGCACGCTGTCGACCAGGACAACCCAGCGGGTGGCGATCGTCGCCGAGGAGCTGACCAATCCGTTCTATTCGGAACTGGTTGAGCCGCTCCGAAATACACTGAGTGAACACGGATACCGCGCAGTTCTGGTGACCGACCGCGCCGACGATCCGGTGACCGTCGACGCACTGGCCGACGGGTCCTACGACGGCGTGCTGTTGTGCACCGTCACGCGGCGCTCGACGCTGCCACGCGATCTCACCGAGCGGGGCATCGCACATGTTCTGGTCAATCGGATTCTCGACGTGCCCGAGTCAGGCAGTTGCAGTTTCGACAATGTCGCCGGCGGACGCCTGGTGGGCGAGTTCCTCTGCCAACTCGGCCACCAGCGGATCGGCGCGCTGCACGGCACCGTGGACAACTCAACCGCACGAGACCGCGCCCTGGGCCTGCGAAATGGGTTGCGCGCCCATGGGCTCCACGTACGCCGGACCGATCTCCGTCGCGTGCCGTTCAGTTACGCCGCGGGGTATCAGGGGGCGCTCGAACTCCTGGACCGGCCAGACCGGCCGTCGGCGCTGTTCTGCGGCAACGACGTCATCGCCATCGGCGCGCTCTCGGCCGCAAAATCGTTGGGTATCAGGGTGCCCGAAGATCTGACCATCGTGGGATTCGACGACATCGGTGCCGCGGGCTGGGGAACCGTGGACCTGACGACCGTGAACTGCGACCGCGACGAACTGGCCCGCGAATCGGTGGAACTACTGTTGCGCGCGATCGGCGGAGCCGAGCCCGAGCAGCATGTCATCGCCCCCACCGGACTGGTCCGGCGCGGTACCCACGGCCGGCGGATACGTTGAGTGGGCTCGACACCCACCCTCAGGGCTGGGATATCCGCGCGACCGCGGGGTCGGCACGAGTCGTCAGCCATCGCGAAGCAATGGCTGCCAGGACGTAGAGCGTGGCGAAAATCCATACCACGCCGGCGATTCCCACCAGTGGCCGGAATATGGCTACAACGGCCGGCCCGACAAAGGCAGCCAGTCCTGATCCGAGGTTCAGCATGGCCAATGCACTGCCGGTGTCCCCGCTGGGCGCCATGGCCGGCATAAGCGCCGACAAGGGAACGAATCCGGCGAGCGCCAATCCGTACAGGCAGCCACAGATCGCCGCGATCGAGAAGTTGCTGCCCGCTGTGAGTGGTCCGTAGTACATCAGAAGGGTTGCCGCGGCGCACCCGAGCGCCCCGACGTAGGTGACAGTGCGTCGCCACCCGAGACGGTGGGCGAGAAACCCGACTGCGACGTTGCCCACGAGGTTGGCCACGAAGATCAAGGTGTTGAGCAGAAGCCAGCGTGACGAACTGAAGCCGAGGCTTTCGAAGAAGAACGGCAGGAAGACGAAGAATCCGAACATCGCGGCGGCGTTGACGATCTTGACGCCGAGTCCGACGGCGATTTTCGGCTCGCGCCAGCAGATGGTGAGGCCATCGAGGAGATTTCTGGCACCCGCAGTCGCGGACAGCGGCCTCGAGCCGGTGCGCTCGCGCACGGCGAAAGAGCCCAGAGCGCCACCGATGATCACCAACGCCAGTGAGAGCCAGAGAGTTCCGTGGGCACCTATGAATGGGATGCTGAAGCTCGCGATGAGTGATCCCAGCGTGGGCAGACCTGCGACGAACACGAACCAGAACCATCCGAGCGCCGGTGACAACCGGTCGGACGGCGTCGCGGCGACGACCCACACCAGAAATCCGTAGGCGAACAACGGGTAACCCAGACCACGGATCGAGTACAGCAGGATCATGGCGGCGGGACCAGTGGTGAGACCGACGGTGAGAAAGAGGATTTCGAAGACGATCCAGATCGCCGCGCCGGCACGCATCACCGCACGCGGCCCGTACATCGTCGACAGCGTGCCCGAGAGCCAGGACCCGATTGCGACCGCGGCTCCGTAGATTGCGATCGCCGTTTCGGCGGTGCCGCGGGAGGATCCCGGTTGTTCACCGAGAAACGTTGCGATGTAGCCGGTCTCGATGCCGTCACCGATCATGAATACCAGCACGGCCAGGAATCCCCAGGCCAGTGGTCGAGGTATCCCGATGCGGGTGAGCCGTGACGACGGCACGGCCGGGTCGCTGACCGCGGCGATGATGTCCATTTGTATCTCCTTTGTTTCAAGGCGAGTGATGATCAGATGGCGAGATAACCGCCGTCGATGACCAGTTCTGCGCCGGTCATGAAG
This region of Mycolicibacterium goodii genomic DNA includes:
- the hisD gene encoding histidinol dehydrogenase, which codes for MTDYLKRATPTEVNEKRDASVKEIVAKVISDVTARGDEAVREYSAKFDNWSPESFALDAEEIERIVASVPAQALDDIRAVQGRVRDFAQRQRDSILDFEAETEPGVFLGQRNIPVAAAGAYVPGGRYPLVASAHMTVVTAKVAGVERVTACTPPIHGQIPAATVAALHLAGADEINILGGTQAVAAMAIGTETIGKVDLLAGPGNAYVAEAKRQLFGQVGIDLFAGPTEILVIADESADPFVVAVDLLSQAEHGPDSPAVLITTSRALAERVAELIDRLLPDMPTRDFAEPAWRNHGEIAVVDDIEEAFALGDRYAFEHVQILTADPRRALTSMTNYGALFLGEGTCVSYGDKVIGTNHTLPTRGAARYTGGLWVGKYLKTVTYQEVRSAAASASLGRLCGRAARVESFEGHARSGDIRAMKFGGDTFGWVPADAAASR
- a CDS encoding LacI family DNA-binding transcriptional regulator — encoded protein: MTSFDVAKLAGVSQPTVSRALRNLPGTSPETRERVLAAALELNYIPSASGRTLSTRTTQRVAIVAEELTNPFYSELVEPLRNTLSEHGYRAVLVTDRADDPVTVDALADGSYDGVLLCTVTRRSTLPRDLTERGIAHVLVNRILDVPESGSCSFDNVAGGRLVGEFLCQLGHQRIGALHGTVDNSTARDRALGLRNGLRAHGLHVRRTDLRRVPFSYAAGYQGALELLDRPDRPSALFCGNDVIAIGALSAAKSLGIRVPEDLTIVGFDDIGAAGWGTVDLTTVNCDRDELARESVELLLRAIGGAEPEQHVIAPTGLVRRGTHGRRIR
- a CDS encoding MFS transporter, whose protein sequence is MDIIAAVSDPAVPSSRLTRIGIPRPLAWGFLAVLVFMIGDGIETGYIATFLGEQPGSSRGTAETAIAIYGAAVAIGSWLSGTLSTMYGPRAVMRAGAAIWIVFEILFLTVGLTTGPAAMILLYSIRGLGYPLFAYGFLVWVVAATPSDRLSPALGWFWFVFVAGLPTLGSLIASFSIPFIGAHGTLWLSLALVIIGGALGSFAVRERTGSRPLSATAGARNLLDGLTICWREPKIAVGLGVKIVNAAAMFGFFVFLPFFFESLGFSSSRWLLLNTLIFVANLVGNVAVGFLAHRLGWRRTVTYVGALGCAAATLLMYYGPLTAGSNFSIAAICGCLYGLALAGFVPLSALMPAMAPSGDTGSALAMLNLGSGLAAFVGPAVVAIFRPLVGIAGVVWIFATLYVLAAIASRWLTTRADPAVARISQP